The genomic interval caacctataagtgcaaaagtctcagttgatttagattttagggctttttggttttggatatttttcttttttgttggttttagttcttattctcTGTAGTTCATTCATTAAATGCAAAATtctcaatgtattaatattttaggtcattttggtctttaataggttaagggattagggtttagggtgtaagggtcttggtctattttggttcttaattaatgtagttcaTGGAATAAGTGCATAGGTGTCACTAGTTAtggattttaggtaatttttgtttttgattttttctttttgtccattttagttcttattcattgtagttcgtccaataagttcaaaagtcaaaatacaataatatttgaggtcattttgatctttactaggttaagggattacaatttaggttttaggttttaaggTTTagaatttagggtttagggtttatggtttaaggttaagggttaatggtctaggtttattttagtctattttggttcttaatcaatgtagttcgtcgaataagtacAGAAGTGTCACTAAATTTGGATTGTACGTAATTTTTGTTCTTACACTACAACATTTTTGATGTTAGGCAACACTTCACTTAGCTACGGctaaaaaaatgtgattgaaaATAGAAATAGGCAACAATTTTTCTTGCCAATAATTTACTTATAGAGTATAATTTCTTGACTTTCAATGAAAAACTgttgtaatttttgttattgtcataaattaaattacaattttaaaagtgTTGCTGTTTCACCACGAAAAAAAAccattgattaataaaatttaatatctacACATTTTAAGTGTTGTCTAAATCGATAAAAACTGTTGCATGATATTAACTCAAAATATGTCACTAATGATATTACACAAaatcactattttatttatttatttacgtaATACAAATCAAATCCCTGAACATCCTTAATGAGACTTTGAACACCAAAACCCCTGGTTTCATCTAAATTACCAGAAACATGTTAGTGATGAAATTAGACGCAACCCTTCTTACACCAAAACCATTTAGTTTCATCATAAACTCCAACGGCAACGAGGTTTCATCTAAAACTCCCACGAAGAACCTTCCAGAATTTCTCGTTCTCCCTTCTCGCATCTCCCTGTCGACGCCGAAGAACCCTCTCACTATCTTCGCGACCTCACGTTTGTCGCATCTCCCTGTGTCAACGCCGCCTCTTTGTGACTCTGTTTTTTCATCTCGCCGCAACTCCTTCATCGTTCGCCGCTGCCGCCTCTTTGCGACCATGTTTCTTCATCTCACCGCAACTCCTTCATCCATCGTCGCCGCCTATTCTTATGACTTTCAACCGGTAAACCATGTTTTTCCTCTTccaattttttatgaattaaaaactTGTTTAGTGGTTCGTAATTGTTTACTTGGCTGAGTTAGTTAGGGCTACATAATTAGGGCTATTCATATAGTGATTCATAATTGTTTATTTGGCTGAGTTATGAACTAAAAACTTGTTTAACTATTCATAATTGTTGGTTTTTGTTACTCAGTTAGTTAGGGCTATGTAATTGATTCACAATTGTCTTTGCCGTTGAATATCTTTCATAATTGTTTATTTGATCTAATGTTAGAATGAGTCAGATACCTAATATATGCTAGAATTGACAGAGGAAAATTATCTTTAAGCAACCTTATGACATCCAATTTTTTTGAAGTCAAAGGATGATCTTGAAATTGTTTCAATTTTAGTAAAAGTAGTCGGGTGGTTCTCTTTTCACTTTCTTTCACAAGTTGTTTTATGCAACTTATTGATTTATGTCCAATTGTGTGATTAATGAGCAATTGTTTGATTggtttaattgattaattgcTTGATTGCCCTGTAGAGGGTGGTTTACTTGAGCAATTGCTTGATTGGTTTAATTGAGCAATTCTTTCACAAACAATTGTTTGCTTCATTGGTTTAATTGGTTTCAATGGTGTTATGGCAGATGGTGGTTTATctctttatgttttttttaattaatttatgtatgcaaatttactattttatggTTAACATGAGGAATAAAAGTGGTGTACAATATATCTATCTCTCACTTCTTTAGTAGAATCATGGGTCTATTATGTTGTTGTTACTGCTATAGTGCTGCATCTCATAAtgagttaaaaaaattcaaaaataccTTTTAAAATTTGAAGGTTATGGCTTTTTCTTGAGGTATTTTAGTAgcttttcaatttaaaaacaccataaattgatatttcaatttttaaatctGTATTGGACTGCTTTCATTTGAAGATACATGTCATTCCTTCAGCTATCATTTAAAGATTGTTTGTCATTcagtttttctttttaacttggTAATAGTAGAATGTTTAACCAAATGTTTCTTGTGATGATGTGTTATGCATTTGATGTATTTACTTtcaaatgtttttaaataaataaatttattttaaaaggattACAACTGCTTCAGATATCCATTGAAAGCTGTTAAAGTTATGCATTTGGTGGCTCTAAGGAATGAGTCCAGTGTTGTGAGAAGTGATGCTTATCCAAATCATTTGATTTCCCACAAGGTAATTAGTTCATAAATAAGCCTCCTTGTGACTTACATATTTAGTTCTATAGTTTTGTTTCATGTACTGTTTGTTGTAGGTTTCATTGataatatcctaaaaagatgtCATGTCTATATACATGCAATTTTCAATGATGCATAAGAGACTTTTTCTAGAGCCCTCAATTTCTCTACTTCCAATGTTCTCCCCTGCCATGAAAGTGATTAGATTCTAGATTTGAATTGAAAATGTTTACATTTTAAAACTATCGGTCATCCACAATCTATGTCATGAAAGGTGAACATATGAGTTATTATTACTTTGGGTCATAGTTGCCTCTTAAGTGGTGTGACTATTTATCTGATTTTGCTAACCCAAGTTGTAAGAATTGTCATCCTCTCACTTTTTCTACTACAGACATTAGGAATTCTGAAGTTTGTAACcatcaatatttattaattggTTTTTCTTCAAGTAGTATGTGCACTAGCTTCTAGATGATTAAATATACTTTTCATTGtatctttaaatttttcttcATTCAATGGCATAGGTGACACTACTTTGGACCAATTTGATTCCTTTTAGTGACACAAATTTGCAAGAGACCACCTTTTGATCTTGAGTTAGTTCTAGTAAGttctattttactttttctgCATCTATATGAGTAATCTAACTATTTATTTTGTGACTGCtttgattttgtattttaaagtAATGGATAAAGAGTGGACTTAACTTCACAAACTCAGTTCAGAGTATAGGAAAGGTGCCAAAAACATTATTGAAAAAGAAGCACAATGGTCTGTGAATACTTGATAGGTTTGGGGTTTCTACAAAAATCATGGAGAGTGAATATCTTTATTGCATATGAAAATTGATGAACATGTGGAAGATCAAGTGGATTCACGTCATCCTTAAGAAGAAAGTGGAAGATCAAGCGGACTCACGTCATCCTCAAGAAGATTGAAGCTAGTGGAATGCATTGAAGATTTGATTGTTTTGGTATGCATGGAAGActtgattgtttttaaaatgATGACATAATAGTTGATGTATTCATGTACTGATTTTTTGTGGATGCATACCaatgttaaaaaattttgaTTAGACAAAGTTGTTTTCCCTTATTAATGTATATTTTAGTTACAATTTGGTAATGtaaactctttttttatttcattcaatgttatagtttttttaattaatgtttagttattttaagcaataataattaattatcaatacaattgtatttgaaaaattgttGCCTAAATGTGCAAAAGGCAATATAAAAAACTGATTGGCTAATCCTTGCACAAATGTGGAATAATGGTATAAGCAAGGTTTATATATGTATTGTCGTAGACTAAAAACTGTTGCCTAAACCTTATGACAGCAGTTTAAATTAGTtgcctaaaataaataaaaatcgtGGGCTAATGAATAGGCAACATTTTCATAACTATAGTTTAAAACCAATCTAGAAAACTGTGAGTTAAACCCAACCAAAAAACTGTGGTCTCATTGTAGGTCTATAgcaacagttttttttttattcgtgggcaaaagtaaaaaattgtGGCCTATTAGAATAGGCAACGACCACCTAGACCACACTTCTTAAACCGTTGCCTTAGGTTTAGgctacattttttttgtttttaaccaCACTTTATTGTTGTTGCCTAAACTGAAAAATGTTGTAGTGttaatatgtttctttttatccattttagttcttattcattgaaGTTCGTCCAATAAGGGCAAAAGTCTCAATCCATTTATATTGTAGGTCATTTgttgtctttactaggttttgggttttgggtttagggtttcaattTAGGGTTAGGGTCTAtttctattctagtccatttttgttttaatcaatgtatttcatgaaataagtgcataattctcaatggatatagattttaagtcatattgttatttattaggtgtattctcgtccactttgtttctaaaacaatttagttcgtctaataagtgcaaaagactcaatggattaaaattttaggtcattttggtatttgttattttttgtttgtcaattttagctgttaatcaatgtagttcaacttATAAGTACAGAAGTCTAACTTATTCTAgtaaagtgcataagtctcacttATTCTAGTAAAGTGCAAAGGTCTCAATGTATTCAATagacaatgtagttcgtcgaataaatGCATAAGTCTCACCGGATTTAgatttaaggtcattttggtttttgattagtttctttttgtccattttagttcttattcattgtagttcgtccaattagtgcaaaagtctaaatgaattaatattttcgGTCATTACTAGGTTAAGAGATTAGGgtataggttttaggttttagggttcagggtttagtatttagtccattttggttcttaataaatttagttcatcgaataagtgcataagtgtcacgAGTTAtggattttaggtaatttttgtttttgttatgtttctttttgtccattttagttcatattcattgtagttcgtccaataagttgaaaagtctcaatgcattaatattttaggtgattttggtctttacgatgtctattctattccattttgattcttactcaatgtagttgctcttataagtgcaaaaatctcaatggattaatatattaggtcatttgtggtgTTTAATAGGTTTAGGGTTTGGTTTATTGTTTGGGtcattttgttaattattaggtgtattctagggtactttgtttctaaaacaatgtatttcgtctaataagtgcaaaagactcaatcgattaaaattttaggtcattttaatatttgttgtatttttatattgtccattttagttgttaatctatgtagttcaacctataagtgcaaaagtctcaattggTTTAGAATTtaggactttttggtttttgatatgttttttgttgttgttgtatttagttcttattcattgtagttcattcaataaatgcaaaagtcttaatgtattaatattttaggtcattttggtctttactatgtttagggattagggttttgggtttaggttttagggttttagattaagggttaagggtctaggtctattctagtccattttggttctcaaTCAATGTACttcatcgaataagtgcataagtctcaatggatttagattttaggtcattttgatttttgatacGTTTCTTTttatccattttagttcttattcattctAGTTACTCCAATTagttcaaaagtctcaatgcattaatattttaggtcatttaggtctttactaggttaatggattaaggtttagggtttaggatttaaggttaagggtttaggtctattatagacagttttggttcttaatcaatgtagttcatccaataagtgcattaaatataattggaattagattttggtcattttggtttttgattagTTTCCtatgtccatttttgtttttattcattgTAGATCGATAAGTGCAGAAGTGTAAATCCATTAATATTTtcggtcattttggtatttactagCTTAATGGGTTAGGCTTTAGTTTTAGGTTTTCgggtttagtatttagcttttagggtttttgggtcttggtctattttagtttattttggttcttaattaatgtagttcattgaattttaggtaattttgtttttgttatgtttctttttgtccattttagttcttattcattgtggttcgtccaataagttaaaaagtctcaatgcattaatattgtTGGTGATTTATGTCTTTACGATGTCTATTCTAGTCGATTTTGATTCttactcaatgtagttggtctTATAAGTGGAAAAATATCAATGGATTAATAGATTAGGTCGTTTGTGGTGTTTAATAGGTTtaaggtttatggtttagggttttgggtttaggatttgGTTTattgtttaggtcattttgttatttattaggtgtattctagtgtACTTtgttttctaaaacaatgtatttcgtctaataagtgcaaaagactcaatcgattaaaattttaggtcactttaatatttgttgtatttttatattgtcccttttagttgttaatcaatgtagttcaacctataaaTGCAAAAGTCTCAGTTGGTTTAGATTTTAGgaatttttggtttttgatatgtttctttttgttgtatttagttcttattcattgtatttCGTT from Cicer arietinum cultivar CDC Frontier isolate Library 1 chromosome 5, Cicar.CDCFrontier_v2.0, whole genome shotgun sequence carries:
- the LOC105852315 gene encoding uncharacterized protein isoform X2; protein product: MLVMKLDATLLTPKPFSFIINSNGNEVSSKTPTKNLPEFLVLPSRISLSTPKNPLTIFATSRLSHLPVSTPPLCDSVFSSRRNSFIVRRCRLFATMFLHLTATPSSIVAAYSYDFQPDYNCFRYPLKAVKVMHLVALRNESSVVRSDAYPNHLISHK
- the LOC105852315 gene encoding uncharacterized protein isoform X1, with translation MLVMKLDATLLTPKPFSFIINSNGNEVSSKTPTKNLPEFLVLPSRISLSTPKNPLTIFATSRLSHLPVSTPPLCDSVFSSRRNSFIVRRCRLFATMFLHLTATPSSIVAAYSYDFQPDYNCFRYPLKAVKVMHLVALRNESSVVRSDAYPNHLISHKVTLLWTNLIPFSDTNLQETTF